In Spirobacillus cienkowskii, a genomic segment contains:
- the nuoF gene encoding NADH-quinone oxidoreductase subunit NuoF: MPVIKNEYQGRKPDEFRILLGLEGHSNPRDLQTYKEKSNGYKALEKVLKDKMSPDDVINVVKASGLRGRGGAGFPTGLKWSFVPKGPGEKYLITNFDEGEPGTYKDCYIAELTPHSLVEGKIIASYAIGAQKSYIYIRGEFYNEIKWCEKAIRDAYDAGYLGENIMGSGFTHHMDVYSGAGAYICGEETGLISSLEGKKGQPKLKPPFPAVKGYLGKPTVVNNVESLAVVPWIIYNGADAYKKFGTEKSPGTKLFNVSGPIARPGCYEIPLGYPLMRFLNEDCGGLIGGKKLKAVIPGGSSAPVLTAKECENVTLDYESIAAAGSMLGSGAIIVIPEDVKMPDVLENLMDFYSHESCGQCTPCREGTGWLYKMSKHILKGNANKDDLARINTVANNMRGKTICVLSDAAADPARAIIAKFAHEFEPYLKG; encoded by the coding sequence ATGCCTGTAATCAAGAACGAATATCAAGGACGAAAACCCGATGAATTTCGGATTTTGCTGGGTCTTGAAGGTCATTCTAATCCCAGAGATCTCCAAACTTATAAAGAAAAAAGCAATGGATACAAAGCTTTAGAAAAAGTCTTAAAAGATAAAATGTCTCCAGATGATGTGATCAATGTTGTCAAGGCATCGGGATTGCGTGGCCGCGGTGGAGCAGGCTTTCCGACAGGTCTTAAATGGAGTTTTGTGCCTAAAGGCCCTGGTGAAAAATACCTCATCACCAATTTTGATGAAGGTGAGCCTGGTACATATAAAGACTGCTACATTGCAGAACTCACTCCGCATTCTCTTGTTGAAGGCAAAATTATTGCCTCTTATGCAATAGGTGCACAAAAAAGTTACATTTATATTCGTGGAGAATTTTATAACGAAATCAAATGGTGCGAAAAAGCCATTCGCGACGCCTATGACGCCGGTTATCTTGGTGAAAACATTATGGGATCGGGGTTTACCCACCATATGGATGTGTACTCAGGTGCGGGGGCTTATATTTGTGGCGAAGAAACAGGTCTTATTTCATCGCTTGAAGGAAAAAAAGGACAACCAAAATTAAAACCGCCATTTCCAGCGGTTAAAGGCTATCTTGGCAAACCAACCGTTGTCAATAACGTCGAATCGTTAGCTGTCGTGCCTTGGATTATTTATAATGGCGCCGATGCTTACAAAAAATTTGGGACAGAAAAATCGCCGGGCACAAAACTATTTAATGTCAGCGGCCCTATTGCACGCCCTGGCTGCTATGAGATCCCTTTAGGGTATCCGTTAATGCGTTTTTTAAACGAAGACTGTGGCGGACTCATAGGTGGCAAAAAATTAAAAGCCGTTATTCCTGGGGGATCCTCTGCACCTGTGCTGACAGCAAAAGAGTGCGAAAACGTGACACTTGACTACGAATCCATTGCCGCTGCTGGATCGATGCTAGGCTCTGGAGCCATTATTGTTATTCCAGAAGATGTAAAAATGCCCGATGTTCTCGAAAACTTAATGGACTTTTATTCGCACGAATCCTGCGGACAATGCACGCCATGCCGCGAGGGAACTGGCTGGCTCTACAAAATGTCAAAACATATTTTAAAAGGAAATGCGAACAAAGACGATTTGGCACGCATCAATACCGTTGCTAATAATATGCGCGGCAAAACAATCTGTGTGTTGTCTGATGCAGCGGCAGATCCGGCTCGTGCCATAATTGCTAAATTTGCACATGAATTTGAACCATATCTTAAAGGGTAA
- a CDS encoding 2Fe-2S iron-sulfur cluster-binding protein: MSETVKLTIDGKEITVPKGTSVIEATEMLGIEVPRFCWHPGLSVAGVCRFCMVKIEGMPKLQIACNTTCTEGMKVITVSDEVKDAHKWALEFHLINHPLDCPICDQAGECELQNYYMKVGKYSSQMDEDKVLKPKALDVGDNLVLDTERCILCSRCVRFEDEVTKTSALGIFNRGDHSVIGTFPNRRIQHNYSYNIVDICPVGAFTAKDFRFKCRVWFLSETKTICPGCSTGCNVTVFQQKNQREYYRLKPRKNLDVNGHWMCDYGRTMYQHLNASSRLATPSIEGKQLPWDSLKQELTKKLAAMNGNANQVALVLTPQYTNEEYTQILQALKKSLGALPKVYVWRDATENAENFDGILFRGDLHPNSNGLNKILTENNITPISLKGDFSALAAQKASLTLVFGPEIEKSYSQFANEITRFAELANVVYFGTTLNPITKKFSMIIPTKVFAEKSGTFVNHKGIAQKLKANPPVFPNLLGIEDLFSELRA; the protein is encoded by the coding sequence ATGTCAGAAACTGTTAAGTTAACAATTGATGGCAAGGAAATCACTGTACCTAAAGGCACTTCAGTGATTGAAGCAACAGAAATGCTTGGCATCGAAGTGCCTCGTTTTTGCTGGCATCCTGGTCTTTCTGTAGCAGGTGTATGCCGTTTTTGCATGGTAAAAATAGAAGGAATGCCCAAACTACAAATTGCCTGCAATACAACGTGTACAGAAGGCATGAAAGTCATCACAGTGAGTGATGAAGTGAAAGACGCGCACAAATGGGCGCTCGAGTTTCATCTCATCAACCATCCGCTAGATTGTCCAATTTGTGATCAAGCTGGCGAATGTGAATTGCAAAATTATTACATGAAAGTTGGCAAATACTCTTCGCAAATGGACGAAGATAAGGTGTTAAAACCTAAAGCACTCGATGTTGGTGATAATTTGGTTCTCGATACCGAACGTTGTATTTTATGCTCACGTTGTGTGCGTTTTGAAGACGAAGTCACAAAAACCAGTGCCCTTGGAATTTTTAACCGCGGCGATCATTCTGTTATTGGCACCTTTCCAAACCGCAGAATTCAACACAATTACAGCTACAATATTGTAGACATTTGCCCAGTTGGCGCATTTACAGCAAAAGATTTTAGATTTAAATGCCGCGTATGGTTTTTAAGCGAAACAAAAACAATTTGCCCTGGTTGCTCCACGGGCTGTAACGTAACAGTGTTCCAACAAAAAAATCAGCGCGAATATTATCGGCTAAAACCAAGAAAAAATTTGGATGTCAACGGCCATTGGATGTGTGATTATGGGCGTACAATGTATCAACATTTAAACGCTAGCAGCAGGTTGGCAACGCCGAGCATAGAAGGCAAGCAGTTGCCTTGGGATTCTCTTAAACAAGAGCTCACTAAAAAACTGGCTGCCATGAACGGCAACGCAAATCAGGTTGCTTTAGTGTTGACCCCTCAATACACCAACGAAGAATATACGCAAATACTCCAAGCGCTAAAAAAATCTTTAGGAGCTTTGCCAAAGGTTTATGTATGGCGTGATGCAACAGAAAATGCAGAAAATTTTGATGGCATTTTATTTCGGGGCGATCTACACCCCAATAGCAACGGCCTAAACAAAATTTTAACAGAAAATAATATCACTCCAATTTCTCTTAAAGGAGATTTTTCTGCACTTGCTGCGCAAAAAGCAAGTTTAACATTGGTGTTTGGCCCAGAAATCGAAAAATCATATTCACAATTTGCAAACGAAATTACACGTTTTGCAGAACTTGCGAATGTTGTTTACTTTGGCACGACGTTAAATCCAATTACTAAAAAGTTTTCTATGATTATTCCAACAAAAGTGTTTGCAGAAAAAAGCGGAACATTTGTCAATCACAAAGGCATTGCGCAAAAATTAAAAGCAAATCCTCCTGTGTTTCCAAATTTGTTAGGAATTGAAGACTTGTTCTCAGAATTACGAGCATAA
- the nuoD gene encoding NADH dehydrogenase (quinone) subunit D, with the protein MDAFYATILEHLKNSIPADLWQFDERPQYEHEQTLIMSKDKIVDTMRILRDSHGFQFLMDLCGVDWPQREKRFDVVYHLLNPQLKKRLRVKCIVGEQESISSITNIWKTANWLEREAWDMYGINFADHPDMRRILTHHEFQGHPLRKDYPADKNQAMRGEALENTFDKDRERLMAKYDNEDLMWINIGPAHPATHGTLRFMSVIDGAERLKEIDVEIGYLHRCFEKMCETHNYNQIIPYTDRLNYCSAPMNNSAFCETIEKLIGVKVPPRAQMMRMIIDELSRIIDHFVCIGANLVDLGAITGFFYLFDEREHVYTLFEKLCGARLTVSMMRIGGMGFDIPEGWLEDCAKVVDNIEKRHEEVESLVTNNRIFVQRTKGSGILSKELAIQYGYTGPCLRATGFEYDIRKEEPYWFYRDVEFDVPVGTHGDTYDRYLVRMEEVRQSIKIIRWCLKNMPDGPINIPNKNIVLPSKKDVYGNIEGLMNHFMLIINGVQPPKGEIYHRSEAANGELGFYVISDGSGTPYRVKCRAPCFSILSGFPDMVRGNFLADAVAALGSINIIAGELDR; encoded by the coding sequence ATGGATGCTTTTTACGCTACGATACTCGAGCACTTAAAAAATTCTATACCAGCTGATCTTTGGCAGTTTGATGAACGTCCACAGTACGAACACGAACAAACTTTAATCATGTCAAAAGACAAAATTGTTGATACCATGCGCATCTTAAGAGATTCACATGGCTTTCAATTCTTAATGGACCTCTGTGGTGTTGATTGGCCACAGAGAGAAAAACGTTTTGACGTTGTGTACCATCTTCTTAACCCTCAGTTAAAAAAACGTTTGCGCGTAAAATGTATTGTGGGCGAGCAAGAGTCTATCTCTTCAATCACAAACATTTGGAAAACTGCAAACTGGCTTGAACGTGAAGCATGGGACATGTACGGCATTAATTTTGCCGACCACCCAGACATGCGTCGTATTTTAACGCATCACGAGTTTCAAGGCCACCCTCTTCGCAAAGATTACCCTGCCGATAAAAATCAGGCCATGCGTGGCGAAGCATTAGAAAACACGTTCGATAAAGACAGAGAACGCTTAATGGCAAAATACGACAATGAAGATCTTATGTGGATTAACATTGGCCCAGCCCATCCAGCGACCCACGGAACCTTGCGTTTTATGTCTGTGATTGATGGCGCAGAGCGTCTTAAAGAAATTGATGTCGAAATTGGGTATCTGCATCGCTGCTTTGAAAAAATGTGCGAAACCCACAATTACAACCAAATCATACCATACACAGATAGACTGAACTATTGCTCTGCACCCATGAACAACAGCGCTTTCTGCGAAACAATCGAAAAACTGATTGGCGTTAAAGTTCCACCACGCGCCCAAATGATGCGGATGATTATTGATGAATTATCACGTATTATCGATCACTTTGTGTGTATTGGCGCAAACTTGGTAGATCTTGGTGCGATTACAGGGTTTTTCTATTTGTTTGATGAACGTGAACACGTTTATACTTTATTTGAAAAACTGTGTGGTGCACGGCTTACAGTGTCTATGATGCGTATTGGTGGCATGGGCTTTGACATCCCTGAAGGCTGGCTTGAGGATTGTGCAAAAGTTGTTGACAATATTGAAAAGCGCCACGAAGAAGTCGAAAGTTTGGTGACAAACAATCGCATTTTTGTGCAACGCACTAAAGGCTCAGGCATTCTCTCTAAAGAACTAGCAATTCAATACGGTTATACAGGCCCTTGCCTCAGAGCAACTGGGTTTGAATACGACATCCGTAAAGAAGAACCCTATTGGTTTTATCGTGATGTTGAATTTGATGTGCCTGTAGGAACTCATGGCGATACTTATGATCGTTACCTTGTACGCATGGAAGAGGTTCGCCAAAGTATTAAAATTATTCGTTGGTGTCTCAAAAATATGCCCGACGGGCCTATCAATATTCCAAATAAAAATATTGTTCTCCCTTCTAAAAAAGACGTTTACGGAAACATAGAAGGATTGATGAACCACTTCATGCTGATTATCAATGGTGTACAACCTCCTAAGGGTGAAATCTACCACCGCAGTGAAGCCGCAAATGGAGAACTTGGCTTTTATGTGATCTCTGATGGATCCGGAACCCCATACAGAGTCAAATGCAGAGCGCCATGTTTTTCGATATTAAGTGGATTTCCCGATATGGTACGTGGCAACTTTCTTGCCGATGCCGTTGCTGCGCTAGGGAGTATTAATATTATTGCCGGTGAACTTGATAGATAA
- a CDS encoding complex I 24 kDa subunit family protein: MPFFSPELTKIIEGYLKRYETKRSSILPILHAIQDEKDWVSDEDVDALEKEFGLSVIDVREVLTFYTMYRKSPPKPYRFEICKSISCWLMGANETINAVKHEIEKAKREGRELPFEVHGVECLGQCGYAPSTLINKDRHNNVTPEKALALLKEYNSKELPKAALNCAAQRAATKDKK, encoded by the coding sequence ATGCCATTTTTCTCGCCAGAATTAACAAAAATTATTGAAGGATACCTCAAACGTTATGAAACAAAACGTTCGAGTATACTTCCCATTCTTCATGCAATCCAAGACGAAAAAGATTGGGTTTCTGATGAAGACGTTGACGCGTTAGAAAAAGAATTTGGTTTGTCTGTCATAGATGTTCGAGAAGTGCTGACATTTTACACAATGTACCGCAAATCTCCTCCTAAACCGTATCGCTTTGAAATTTGTAAAAGCATTTCGTGTTGGCTGATGGGAGCAAACGAAACCATTAACGCTGTCAAACACGAAATCGAAAAAGCAAAACGCGAAGGCCGTGAGCTTCCATTTGAAGTGCATGGCGTAGAGTGTCTTGGCCAGTGCGGCTACGCGCCCTCAACACTGATTAATAAAGATCGACATAATAACGTGACGCCCGAAAAAGCGCTTGCCCTCTTAAAAGAATACAATTCTAAAGAACTGCCCAAAGCAGCTCTCAATTGTGCAGCGCAACGTGCTGCAACAAAAGATAAAAAGTAA
- a CDS encoding amidohydrolase family protein: MAAKIWSTKNNKNILFQNSPCIVTMQNWKEVENNNWTTKDLSILKNCDVCIKDGFVHAIGENLFKKLEDTSSFKVIDAQELVLMPGIIDCHTHSIFAGSRADETVLKSQGMTYEEIAAKSGGIAATMKATRAVNKEKLTQNYIQNAQDSLAKGVVLLEAKTGYGLKPSEELKMLEALYNAYNQDHSVLLPALAPTYLGPHAASPEYRGLDNYIQALVEDLPNVAAIGEAACKNNIALPLAADIFLERNYFTKEQSERWLGAALQHGLDVHIHADEFSRSGGAELAAELARRVEQTATKRRQKGRVLTVNHCQYSTESDLARLSSLGVTAVALPATSFFSRLPYVDAKKWRSSGVRVAIASDFNPGSAIANNIWFSCYLALTHCAFSLPEVYAGITINAAYALGAEKNYGSIEIGKKAALIAFQGQRIEDFFTSPIGDHVRHVVL; this comes from the coding sequence ATGGCAGCAAAAATTTGGTCTACAAAAAATAATAAAAATATTCTTTTTCAGAACTCACCATGTATTGTAACCATGCAAAACTGGAAAGAAGTCGAAAATAATAATTGGACAACAAAAGATTTGTCCATTTTAAAAAATTGTGATGTGTGTATTAAAGATGGCTTCGTTCATGCGATTGGTGAAAATTTATTCAAAAAGTTAGAAGACACCAGTAGCTTTAAAGTGATTGACGCGCAAGAACTTGTATTAATGCCTGGCATTATTGATTGCCATACACATTCTATTTTTGCCGGAAGCCGTGCTGATGAAACTGTCCTTAAATCTCAAGGAATGACTTACGAAGAAATTGCTGCAAAAAGTGGAGGCATTGCAGCAACAATGAAAGCCACGCGCGCTGTCAACAAAGAAAAATTAACCCAAAACTACATTCAAAATGCTCAGGATTCTTTAGCCAAAGGCGTTGTCCTTCTTGAAGCAAAAACAGGATACGGCTTAAAGCCGAGTGAAGAACTAAAAATGCTCGAGGCATTGTACAATGCCTACAATCAAGACCATTCTGTTTTATTGCCTGCCTTAGCACCAACTTACCTTGGTCCCCATGCAGCGAGCCCCGAATACCGTGGGCTTGATAACTACATTCAAGCTTTAGTTGAAGACCTCCCAAACGTTGCCGCAATCGGCGAGGCCGCGTGTAAAAATAATATTGCCCTTCCATTGGCGGCAGATATTTTTTTAGAGCGAAATTATTTTACAAAAGAGCAATCTGAAAGATGGTTAGGTGCTGCACTTCAACATGGCCTTGATGTCCATATTCACGCTGATGAATTTTCTCGCAGTGGCGGCGCTGAGCTTGCTGCAGAACTTGCACGTAGGGTCGAACAAACTGCCACAAAACGCAGACAAAAAGGTCGCGTTCTCACTGTGAATCATTGTCAATATTCTACAGAATCTGACCTCGCAAGACTCAGTTCATTAGGCGTTACAGCCGTTGCACTTCCTGCAACAAGTTTCTTTAGTCGCTTGCCTTATGTCGATGCTAAAAAATGGCGTTCCTCAGGAGTGCGCGTTGCTATCGCAAGTGATTTTAATCCAGGTAGTGCCATTGCAAACAATATTTGGTTTTCTTGTTACCTTGCATTAACGCACTGTGCATTTTCTTTGCCCGAGGTGTATGCTGGAATCACAATCAATGCCGCTTACGCTTTAGGAGCAGAAAAAAATTATGGTTCAATTGAAATTGGTAAAAAAGCGGCGCTCATTGCATTTCAAGGACAGCGCATTGAGGATTTTTTTACATCGCCAATTGGTGATCACGTTCGACATGTTGTTTTATAG
- a CDS encoding TcdA/TcdB pore-forming domain-containing protein, with protein MDKLIDVVDIQHLIDQNPNTTLLKSKDHINLLNLLSAIDIIKKEATTIDLKSEYFLESISKLEKFELALKNSYNFLFKNIHNNHQIASSLKNLKEVDKNIFMFLNAEETSKNIATKYINIINNIKLKNTELTNDYHPIFYGSNDKEKSILFIKYNKDEIVTNSTIKITLEENEYNEFKYFKDYFNNMSTREIPRLSFYHNLPEHEANLGKAFAMQALFQYFSRTETEHDNSSLSKILLAHSYLNLSQVGLDLLSEGSKIFHLVKILNNHSELLRINYLGNAISSLGSLIGIASIALDIAEITHSQNQLQRSVFGTQLFFDSAGVALGLSSMLGGASVAALTNPLSIPLAGIGIGVTAIVQQSALDNLQALESAKIFNAYKNDHNFNRLTNVNSGMSDNSYISFASVNSQENSELSELNSAVIKELNLSDTNLIKIKYGNSYIAKTKYAELAYGFYKTFFPPFHSNPSAIDYNNFVLQKNLNKDDYLNIREQLEIKENTEYINTNKTLNFILPITPETYYSYTYNTTPNFKERFIDTKETEAVTQLQNKGEFLFVYQYDNVLREYAIRSLKRRFEDTEIKIILGKATNHLITPEIPDFLQNKVTYLLEGHSGGEHVLLLRKGVNYKISSSGKEVFILDISQLTKEFDKIEINNNIISIDNNNIYFNKKNQPASILLRDSNDNIVEVDLNKNLMQYILHNNQHEDIKSLKNYLNKLHSFSNLKKEGYIEITNFPVQSIRHHDEFKAWYDISKNKFIYPIFTKNNECIEENICIEDNIQYSDIYFIGKYKNNLYFFYKHSNEICVQNDLNGNTCTTLLTNIKKTYLFNNILTFNDYNKLVCSIDLNSNAFTFCQSDDPNSDVETISKNINNNINLTNQKTGYFEIKDLNINNHSNNLTWFDAEKSQIFYIEDQDYNEIYKILGKINGKYYFIDKTSKNVYLQTEQIDQSESNKNAYKVLIEPIAFNVKNAFILNNQLFVEDENNYTLFFDSELNPNLIAIENSDKNLDSIHKIIHKIKKVYNNLKLYDVILIRNNHKNYYFISESNKIEELDTV; from the coding sequence TTGGATAAATTAATAGATGTAGTCGATATTCAACATTTAATAGATCAAAACCCAAATACTACCTTATTAAAAAGTAAAGATCATATAAATTTATTAAATCTTTTATCTGCTATTGATATCATAAAAAAAGAGGCAACAACAATAGATTTAAAATCTGAATATTTTTTAGAAAGCATTTCAAAATTAGAAAAATTTGAACTTGCATTAAAAAATAGCTATAATTTTTTATTTAAAAATATCCATAATAATCATCAAATAGCTTCTTCTCTAAAAAATTTAAAAGAAGTAGATAAAAATATTTTTATGTTTCTTAATGCAGAAGAAACTTCAAAAAACATTGCAACTAAATATATAAATATTATCAATAATATTAAGCTAAAAAATACAGAATTAACCAATGATTATCATCCAATTTTTTATGGTAGCAATGACAAAGAAAAATCAATTTTATTTATAAAATATAACAAAGATGAAATTGTTACAAATAGTACAATTAAAATAACTTTAGAAGAAAATGAGTATAATGAATTTAAATATTTTAAAGATTATTTTAATAACATGTCGACAAGAGAAATACCTAGGTTGAGTTTTTACCATAATTTACCGGAACATGAAGCAAATTTAGGCAAAGCATTTGCGATGCAAGCTCTATTTCAGTATTTTTCTAGAACTGAAACCGAACATGATAATTCTTCTTTAAGCAAAATACTTCTTGCGCATTCTTATTTAAATTTAAGCCAAGTTGGATTGGATTTGCTCTCTGAAGGATCAAAAATTTTTCATCTTGTTAAAATTTTAAATAATCACTCAGAACTATTGAGAATTAATTATTTAGGGAATGCAATTTCTAGTTTAGGAAGTTTAATAGGTATTGCATCAATTGCTCTTGATATTGCAGAGATCACACACTCTCAAAATCAATTACAAAGAAGCGTATTTGGAACACAATTATTTTTTGATAGCGCAGGAGTTGCACTTGGATTAAGTAGCATGCTTGGTGGCGCATCTGTCGCTGCATTGACCAACCCTTTGTCTATTCCATTAGCTGGTATTGGCATTGGTGTCACAGCAATTGTGCAACAATCTGCTTTAGATAATTTGCAAGCACTAGAATCTGCAAAAATATTTAATGCATACAAAAACGATCATAATTTTAATAGACTGACTAACGTAAACTCTGGAATGTCTGATAATTCTTATATATCTTTTGCAAGCGTTAATAGTCAAGAAAATTCTGAGCTCTCCGAATTGAATTCGGCCGTTATTAAAGAACTCAATCTCTCTGATACAAATTTAATTAAAATTAAATATGGAAATTCATATATTGCAAAAACCAAATACGCTGAATTGGCTTATGGTTTTTATAAAACTTTTTTTCCACCTTTTCACTCAAACCCATCTGCTATTGACTACAATAATTTTGTGCTACAAAAAAATTTAAATAAAGATGACTATCTCAATATTAGAGAACAACTCGAAATTAAAGAAAATACCGAATATATTAACACAAATAAAACTTTAAATTTTATACTCCCTATCACACCAGAAACTTATTATTCTTATACTTATAATACAACTCCCAACTTTAAAGAAAGATTTATTGATACAAAAGAAACAGAAGCAGTTACACAATTACAAAATAAGGGTGAGTTTCTTTTTGTATATCAATATGATAATGTTTTACGAGAATATGCAATTCGATCTCTTAAAAGACGCTTCGAAGATACCGAAATCAAAATTATTCTTGGTAAAGCAACAAATCATTTGATTACACCTGAAATTCCTGATTTTTTGCAAAATAAAGTCACTTACTTATTAGAAGGCCACTCTGGTGGTGAACATGTTTTATTGCTTAGAAAAGGTGTCAATTATAAAATTAGTAGCTCTGGAAAAGAAGTTTTTATTTTAGATATTTCTCAGTTAACAAAAGAATTTGATAAAATAGAAATAAATAATAATATTATTTCTATAGACAATAATAATATTTATTTTAATAAAAAAAATCAACCAGCTTCTATATTACTTAGAGATTCAAACGATAATATTGTAGAAGTAGACTTAAATAAAAATTTAATGCAGTATATTTTACATAATAATCAACATGAAGACATAAAAAGCTTAAAAAATTATTTAAATAAATTACATTCTTTTAGTAATTTAAAAAAAGAAGGCTATATTGAAATTACAAATTTTCCGGTTCAAAGTATTCGTCATCATGATGAATTTAAAGCATGGTATGATATTTCAAAAAATAAATTTATTTACCCAATATTTACAAAAAACAACGAATGCATTGAAGAAAATATTTGTATTGAAGATAATATTCAGTACTCCGATATTTATTTTATTGGAAAATACAAAAATAATTTGTATTTTTTTTATAAACATTCAAATGAAATTTGTGTTCAAAATGATTTAAATGGAAATACATGCACCACTTTATTAACAAATATCAAAAAAACTTATTTATTCAATAATATATTAACTTTTAATGATTACAATAAATTAGTTTGCTCAATCGATTTAAATTCAAATGCATTTACTTTTTGCCAATCTGACGACCCAAATTCAGATGTAGAAACAATCTCAAAAAACATAAATAATAATATTAATTTAACCAATCAAAAAACCGGGTATTTTGAGATTAAGGATTTAAATATTAACAATCACAGCAATAATTTAACTTGGTTTGATGCAGAAAAATCTCAAATTTTTTATATTGAAGACCAAGATTATAATGAAATATACAAAATTTTAGGAAAAATAAATGGCAAATATTATTTTATTGATAAAACATCAAAAAACGTATATTTACAAACTGAACAAATTGATCAAAGCGAATCTAACAAAAACGCGTATAAAGTTTTAATCGAACCTATTGCTTTTAATGTTAAAAATGCCTTTATACTAAATAACCAACTGTTTGTAGAAGATGAAAATAATTATACTTTGTTTTTTGATTCAGAATTAAATCCCAATTTAATAGCAATAGAAAATTCTGATAAAAATTTAGACTCTATCCATAAAATAATTCATAAAATAAAAAAAGTTTACAACAATCTTAAATTGTATGATGTCATTTTAATCAGAAATAATCATAAAAATTATTATTTTATTAGCGAAAGTAATAAAATTGAGGAATTGGATACAGTTTGA
- a CDS encoding DoxX family protein — translation MTVAKKYKILYWTVTLPFLILMGFAVYNYFTANPQMIEGLRVLGYPVYMSIILGTAKTLGILAILYNRINVLKEWAYAGFTINLIGAALSHYFVGDPMQKVITPLIVLVLLFISYYLWKKKKVG, via the coding sequence ATGACTGTTGCTAAAAAATACAAAATTTTGTATTGGACTGTAACGTTACCATTTTTAATATTAATGGGTTTTGCTGTTTATAATTATTTTACTGCAAATCCTCAAATGATTGAAGGATTAAGAGTACTAGGTTATCCTGTTTACATGTCAATTATACTTGGTACTGCTAAAACACTCGGAATTTTAGCAATTCTGTATAATAGAATCAATGTCCTAAAAGAATGGGCCTATGCTGGCTTTACAATTAACTTAATTGGAGCCGCTTTATCACATTACTTTGTTGGCGATCCAATGCAAAAAGTGATCACCCCTCTTATTGTTCTTGTTCTCTTATTTATTTCTTATTACTTATGGAAAAAAAAGAAGGTGGGGTAA
- a CDS encoding L-threonylcarbamoyladenylate synthase, with product MHLESYVNLPWLIVEETQAFKKDAMTKLLSHCTTSFSHSEKEGNLMTQVLSIHQKNPDKRRIREVIDMIAKGGIALLPSETGYCFVGSSSYDSTCEKFLKLRPGHSKNKPFSLFCKDISQVSHIAYVNTQIFRIVTRAWPGPYTFVLPAMKNSPKTAASGKIKTIGVRISSHLVIQSIMEQLEHPLLVTSVTDEDELVAQDYFNQDIEQDFWWTNVDGICQHTPKNSFEVAIDTNENVPIKVSTMVDFSVNPPLLLRDGGWDLEFLGLFEKKF from the coding sequence ATGCATCTCGAATCATATGTCAACCTGCCTTGGCTGATTGTAGAAGAAACGCAAGCATTCAAAAAAGATGCAATGACAAAATTACTTTCACATTGTACAACCTCATTCTCTCATTCTGAGAAAGAAGGCAATCTTATGACTCAAGTTTTAAGCATACATCAAAAGAATCCTGATAAAAGGCGTATTCGTGAGGTCATTGACATGATTGCTAAAGGCGGAATCGCGCTGCTTCCCAGCGAAACTGGATACTGTTTTGTTGGAAGCTCGTCTTATGACTCAACGTGTGAAAAATTTTTAAAATTGCGTCCTGGTCATTCCAAAAATAAACCATTTAGTCTTTTTTGCAAAGACATTTCTCAGGTCAGTCATATTGCCTATGTCAACACACAAATTTTTCGCATTGTCACTCGTGCCTGGCCTGGTCCTTATACTTTTGTATTACCAGCAATGAAAAATTCTCCTAAAACTGCGGCAAGTGGTAAAATAAAAACAATTGGAGTGCGAATATCAAGTCACTTGGTGATTCAAAGTATTATGGAGCAGCTTGAGCATCCGTTACTTGTCACAAGTGTCACAGATGAAGACGAGTTGGTTGCTCAAGATTATTTTAATCAAGACATTGAGCAAGATTTTTGGTGGACAAATGTTGATGGAATTTGTCAGCATACTCCAAAAAATAGTTTTGAAGTTGCTATTGATACTAATGAAAATGTGCCAATTAAAGTTTCAACAATGGTAGATTTTAGTGTAAACCCACCGTTGTTGTTGAGAGATGGTGGATGGGATTTAGAATTTTTGGGATTGTTTGAAAAAAAATTTTAA